Proteins encoded by one window of Alkalinema sp. FACHB-956:
- a CDS encoding glycosyltransferase, with amino-acid sequence MQSTVGIGQTSVAPCLHFWTPGLFDFKGGIQVFSQFLLQNLQALYPQIQYDVFSMHDRDPASQRDRYLPQTKFWGQGQIPIRLRTPTFAAQIVSMGLWQRPNLVLTTHLNFTVAAHRLKQLAGVPYWTMAHGFEAWEIDRPQVRQALTNADRILAVSHYTRDRMLAGLEIDPDRIHVLPNTFGAERFQVAEKPAALLEHHGLRRDQPVILTVNRLAAGESFHSYDQILAALPQIRSAIPDVHYLIVGGGNDRQRLEKLIRAQNLQDCVTLAGFIPDEELPAYYNLCDVFAMPSKLEGFGIVYLEAMASGKPVVGGQDGAIDALDRGRLGAIVNPDDVAEIATTLTQILQQQYPNPLLYQPPALREAVVQTFGPLGFQQRLSTLMADSPLLQPLLIPSNSFS; translated from the coding sequence ATGCAATCAACCGTCGGTATAGGCCAAACATCCGTTGCTCCTTGCTTGCACTTTTGGACACCCGGTCTCTTCGACTTTAAAGGGGGTATCCAAGTCTTCTCCCAATTTCTCCTACAAAATCTGCAAGCGCTCTATCCTCAGATTCAGTACGATGTTTTCTCCATGCACGATCGCGATCCTGCTAGCCAGCGCGATCGCTATTTACCTCAGACAAAGTTCTGGGGCCAGGGACAGATTCCCATTCGGTTGAGAACGCCTACCTTTGCCGCCCAAATTGTCAGCATGGGCCTGTGGCAGCGGCCTAATTTAGTGCTGACGACCCATCTGAATTTCACGGTGGCTGCCCATCGCCTCAAACAACTTGCAGGAGTCCCCTATTGGACGATGGCCCATGGATTTGAAGCCTGGGAAATCGATCGTCCCCAGGTGCGCCAAGCCTTGACTAACGCCGATCGTATTCTTGCCGTTAGCCACTACACCCGCGATCGTATGTTGGCAGGATTGGAAATTGACCCCGATCGCATTCATGTTTTGCCCAATACCTTCGGGGCAGAGCGATTTCAAGTGGCGGAGAAACCGGCTGCTCTGTTAGAACACCACGGCCTGCGGCGGGACCAGCCGGTGATTTTGACGGTCAACCGTTTGGCAGCCGGGGAATCCTTCCACAGTTACGATCAGATTTTGGCCGCGTTACCCCAGATTCGCTCAGCGATTCCGGATGTGCATTATCTGATTGTCGGTGGTGGCAACGATCGCCAACGGTTAGAAAAACTGATTCGCGCCCAAAACCTCCAGGATTGTGTCACCTTGGCGGGATTCATTCCCGATGAGGAACTCCCCGCCTATTACAATCTCTGTGATGTGTTTGCCATGCCCAGCAAGCTGGAGGGATTTGGCATTGTCTACCTAGAAGCCATGGCATCGGGAAAACCCGTTGTAGGGGGCCAGGATGGCGCGATCGATGCGCTGGATCGAGGTCGCTTAGGCGCGATCGTGAATCCCGATGATGTCGCGGAAATTGCCACCACCCTGACGCAAATTCTGCAACAGCAATATCCCAATCCCCTTCTGTATCAGCCCCCTGCCCTGCGGGAAGCGGTGGTACAAACCTTTGGCCCGCTGGGATTCCAACAACGGTTGTCTACCCTGATGGCCGATTCCCCGCTCCTCCAGCCGTTATTGATTCCCAGTAATAGTTTTTCTTAG
- a CDS encoding glycosyltransferase family 2 protein: protein MLNSITPVILTYNEAPNIERTLQSLAWADRIVVVDSHSTDETLEILARYPKVDVFSRTFDTHAQQWNYGLAQVETEWVLSLDADYRLSKELVTEMQGLSARSSVDSYFIPFKYCVFGKPLRGTLLPPREALFRKSKATYINDGHTQLLAVQGEASAVKSVIYHDDRKAFGRWLWAQDRYAILEVKKLLTATPDQLSFGDRLRQKKFLAPVVVLIYCLILRQGIFDGWRGWFYAFQRVLAELILSARLIEASCNPDTDIVLTLKAIDVTNRDATNSDAKLAPSNRHTADMPVT, encoded by the coding sequence ATGCTAAACTCTATCACGCCGGTTATTCTGACCTACAACGAGGCTCCCAATATTGAGCGGACGCTACAAAGTTTGGCCTGGGCCGATCGCATTGTCGTGGTGGACAGCCACAGTACCGATGAAACGCTGGAAATTTTGGCGCGGTATCCTAAAGTTGACGTGTTTTCCCGTACCTTTGATACCCATGCCCAACAGTGGAACTATGGCTTAGCCCAGGTGGAAACGGAATGGGTTCTGTCCTTGGATGCGGACTATCGCTTGAGCAAAGAATTGGTTACGGAAATGCAAGGGTTATCAGCCCGATCGAGCGTAGACAGTTACTTTATCCCGTTCAAATATTGCGTCTTTGGCAAGCCGCTGCGGGGAACCTTACTGCCGCCTCGGGAAGCCCTCTTCCGCAAGTCTAAGGCCACGTATATTAACGATGGCCACACGCAGTTACTAGCGGTGCAGGGAGAAGCCAGCGCGGTGAAGTCGGTGATTTACCATGACGATCGCAAAGCCTTTGGGCGCTGGCTTTGGGCCCAGGATCGCTACGCCATTTTGGAGGTGAAAAAGTTACTCACGGCAACCCCCGATCAACTGAGCTTTGGAGATCGACTACGCCAGAAAAAATTCCTGGCACCTGTGGTTGTGTTGATCTACTGTTTGATTCTACGACAAGGGATTTTCGATGGTTGGCGGGGCTGGTTCTATGCGTTTCAGCGAGTGTTAGCAGAACTGATTTTGTCGGCTCGTCTGATTGAAGCAAGTTGCAATCCCGACACGGATATTGTGCTTACGTTGAAGGCAATTGATGTAACGAATCGTGACGCAACGAATTCTGATGCAAAACTAGCCCCATCCAACCGCCATACTGCTGACATGCCAGTGACATGA
- a CDS encoding MraY family glycosyltransferase codes for MTLLLTFASTLLGGLCLTPLAKILGASWGFLDQPDSRKIHQQPMVRMGGLAICAATFLGLLGMMVAGVALPTSNPAFMAMLLGSVGFFAIGLADDRWSLSPILRLGLQAVITAITWYFGLRLDVLPIPGIGTIDLGLFSLPITFLWLAGVTNAINWLDGLDGLASGVSAIAAVMFALVNWKLGNSDIAMISLAVAGATIGFLRYNFKPAQLYMGDSGSYFLGSMLGGIAILTVQNHANFTLAMLPYVILAVPILDMTFVIVSRLREGKSPFFPDRRHIHHRLLQAGLSQTSAVLSIYGLMGWAGLSGILLNINYVAWSNVFLLVFILLITQITIKPQITQLPQG; via the coding sequence ATGACCCTACTGTTAACCTTTGCTAGCACTCTGTTAGGGGGCTTATGTTTAACACCCCTTGCCAAAATCCTCGGGGCTTCCTGGGGCTTTTTGGATCAACCCGATTCCCGTAAAATTCACCAGCAACCCATGGTGCGCATGGGCGGATTAGCGATCTGTGCTGCGACGTTTCTAGGATTACTGGGGATGATGGTCGCAGGCGTTGCCCTGCCCACGAGTAACCCTGCATTTATGGCAATGCTCCTGGGCAGCGTGGGATTTTTTGCGATCGGCTTGGCCGACGATCGCTGGAGTTTGTCACCGATTCTGCGCTTGGGTCTGCAAGCGGTGATTACTGCCATTACCTGGTATTTTGGATTGCGTCTGGATGTCCTTCCTATCCCAGGCATTGGCACGATCGACCTAGGACTCTTCAGCCTACCGATTACCTTTCTCTGGTTAGCGGGGGTCACAAATGCAATCAATTGGCTGGATGGCTTGGATGGTTTAGCTTCCGGCGTCAGCGCGATCGCGGCAGTCATGTTTGCATTGGTAAATTGGAAGCTAGGCAATTCTGATATTGCTATGATTTCCCTAGCCGTTGCAGGAGCCACGATCGGCTTTCTCCGGTACAACTTCAAACCCGCACAACTTTACATGGGCGACAGTGGTTCCTATTTCCTCGGCTCCATGCTGGGTGGTATTGCAATCCTGACAGTCCAAAACCATGCCAACTTTACCCTTGCCATGTTGCCCTATGTAATTCTGGCAGTACCCATTTTGGACATGACCTTTGTAATTGTGAGCCGTCTGCGGGAAGGCAAATCCCCCTTCTTCCCCGATCGTCGCCACATTCACCACCGCTTACTCCAAGCGGGTCTATCTCAGACTAGCGCAGTGTTAAGCATTTATGGCCTCATGGGTTGGGCAGGCTTAAGCGGCATTCTCCTCAATATCAATTACGTCGCCTGGAGCAATGTATTCCTGCTCGTGTTTATCTTACTGATCACCCAAATCACCATCAAACCTCAAATTACCCAACTCCCCCAAGGCTAA
- a CDS encoding glycosyltransferase, producing the protein MKILHVIPSVSPVRGGPSQAVLEMVYALRQQGIDAAIVTTNDSGDDLLPLPLHQWIDYPVYPSSTADSSDAAYKTVPLQAFPKFAPALSAVREFTFSSALTRWLWHSITDYDLVHIHAIFSYPSTIAMAIARAKNVPYIVRPLGQLCTWSLQQGAAKKRAYLKIIEMANLQGARSLHFTALQEQQEAQAVGLNTPSFVVPHGLDMPAVNAQAKQELRQQLNLPADQPIVLFLSRLHPKKGFDALIPALQQLRDLPFQFVMAGSGAAEYEAQLAAEIEAAGLTDRTHWLGFAKGTTKQRLLQGADLFVLPSHSENFGIAVLEALANRLPVLITPGVALATLVQEHNLGWVTEQTPDAVAAGLRSALQDPATREAMGIRAELAVRSQFSWPQIAKQLVQHYQSILFYDAKLYHAGYSDLQRGSQY; encoded by the coding sequence ATGAAAATTCTTCACGTCATTCCCTCCGTTTCACCTGTGCGGGGTGGCCCCAGTCAAGCTGTGTTGGAAATGGTGTATGCCCTGCGTCAACAGGGGATTGATGCCGCGATCGTCACAACCAACGACAGCGGCGATGATTTACTGCCCCTTCCCTTACACCAATGGATTGACTATCCCGTCTACCCCAGTTCTACCGCTGATTCTTCCGATGCCGCATACAAGACGGTTCCCCTGCAAGCATTCCCCAAGTTTGCTCCCGCTCTTTCAGCCGTTCGGGAATTCACCTTTTCCTCGGCACTTACCCGTTGGCTGTGGCATTCCATTACGGATTATGACTTGGTTCACATCCACGCCATTTTTTCCTATCCATCAACCATTGCAATGGCGATCGCACGGGCAAAAAATGTTCCCTACATTGTGCGGCCCCTGGGACAACTCTGTACCTGGTCGCTGCAACAGGGAGCCGCAAAAAAACGGGCCTATTTGAAAATCATTGAAATGGCCAATTTACAAGGAGCCCGATCGCTGCATTTCACCGCGCTGCAAGAACAGCAGGAAGCCCAAGCCGTTGGGTTAAACACCCCCAGTTTTGTGGTACCCCACGGGTTGGACATGCCAGCGGTCAACGCCCAAGCCAAGCAGGAGTTACGCCAACAGTTGAATCTCCCAGCCGATCAACCGATCGTCCTCTTTCTCTCTCGGCTCCATCCCAAAAAGGGGTTTGATGCGCTCATTCCCGCCTTACAGCAATTGCGAGATCTACCCTTCCAGTTTGTGATGGCGGGGAGTGGGGCGGCGGAGTATGAAGCGCAACTGGCGGCGGAAATTGAGGCAGCGGGCTTGACCGATCGTACCCATTGGCTGGGCTTTGCTAAGGGCACCACCAAACAGCGGCTGTTGCAAGGGGCGGATTTATTTGTCTTACCCTCCCATTCCGAAAACTTTGGTATTGCCGTGCTGGAAGCATTGGCCAATCGATTGCCCGTACTGATTACGCCGGGAGTGGCCTTGGCAACGTTGGTGCAGGAGCATAACCTGGGTTGGGTAACGGAGCAAACCCCCGATGCGGTGGCCGCTGGTCTGCGATCGGCCTTGCAAGATCCAGCTACTCGGGAAGCCATGGGAATTCGAGCAGAACTTGCAGTGCGATCGCAGTTCTCCTGGCCCCAAATTGCAAAACAGTTAGTTCAACATTATCAATCCATTCTTTTCTACGATGCTAAACTCTATCACGCCGGTTATTCTGACCTACAACGAGGCTCCCAATATTGA